TTTATTCGGCGGCAATATGCGTGATTATGACAAGCGCTTTGCCCGTCTTGAAGATCGTTTGGTCAGTGACATTGAGAGGCTTAGCCAGGATGTTTTTAAACGCTTCGAGAATCTGGACAATTACATTCGTAAAGAATTTGAAGATTTGTCCAATAAATTGCATGCAGAAAAAACCGAACGCAAACAGGATCGCGAAGAAGGCGTGAAAGAATTGCAAAATCTGCAAAAGCAGACAGACAACAAGTTTGCCGATACTGAGCAGCAAAATGCCGCCGAAGCCAGAACCTTACGCAGCAGTTTGCACGAACAGGGTAATGAGTTATTGGAAATGGTACGCAACACCCGTGACGAATTAATGACAAATATCAGTAAAGAAGCACGTGAGTTACAAGACATCAAAGTTGCACGTTCTGATCTGGCCGAATTGTTCACCGAGCTGGCTTTACGCTTGAACCGTGATTTTGACTTGCCAGACTCTGAATAGTCCAGTCTGGTTATTTTCTTTTTTTGTTTGAGTTAGTCGGGATATGTCTGTGAATCAGATCGATCAGATCAAAGATATACTGTTTAGTAATGAAAAGCGTGCCCTGGATGCGCTGACCAGACGCATTGAGAAACGTGAAAGTCGGGTTGCTGATATGGCAGATGTGTTGCCTGAATCAATCGGACGCAGTCATGCTGACGGAGATCGCTTAAACAAGGCATTACGCATGCCGGTTGAGGAATGTTTAAAAGACTCGATCAATCGTGACCCGAAAACTTTTGCCGATGCATTGTTCCCCGTCATTGGTCCGGCCATAAGAAAGTCCATTGCTGAAACATTGAAAGCGTTCAGTGAATCAATCAACCAGGCGATTGAAGAAAAAACCTCGGTAAAAAGTTTTAAATGGCGCATGCAAGCTAAAAAGGCAGGCATCCCTTATGCCCAGTTTTTGATTCAAAAGAATCTCGAATACCAGGTGGATCACGCTTACTTGATCCAGCCAAATACCGGCTTGCTAATATCAGACGCACACCGTACTGATGCCGTACGTAAAGACGACGATGCTATCTCGGCCATGCTCACCGCAATTCAGGATTTCGTCAAAGAATCATTTGGAGATGAACAAGAGGGCACCCTGGAGACGGCCGACATTGGAAAATATACTTTGTGGACCATGCAGGGCCCACATGCCATGCTCGCCTGTGTGATCAACGGGGTGCCGCCACGCGGGTTACGCGATGAATTGACCGAGGTGCTTGAGCGCATTCATTTGCAATATGCCGAAGCCCTTGAATCCTACGATGGTACCCCCAACGACAAACTGAATGCGATCGAACCACTATTGGATGACTGCTTATTGCAGCAGGCTAAAGATGGTGAAGACAGTGTTGCTAAGAAAAAAGGCATGGGCGCATTTGGAATTATTTTACTTTTGGGCCTGGCGGCTGCTCTGTGGTTCGGTTGGCAAAAATACCAGTTTCAAGATAAAGCGTCCAAATACGTTGCAGCACTGGAGCAAGAGCCTGGCATATTCATTACCTCCAGTGATATCGCCAAAGGCCGTTTGCAAATTAAGGGCCTGCGTGATGCAAGTGCGGTGAAGCCGGAACAACTGGCAGCAAGCATCGGCTTCGCAGCCGAAAAACTGGATTTGAATTTACAACCTTTTCATTCACTCGAAAAGAAAATTCAGCAGCAGCGGATCACATCGCAGATCACTCTACCCGAGGGTGTTGAACTTGAATTGAGCGACGATGGTGTAGTGATATTCTCGGGAGCGGTCAGTCCTGAATTCAAGCAAATGGCTGAAGAGAATCTGGATGGCATGCTTGGCGTTAATCAATTGGATTTTGGAAAAATTGTTTATTCAGATGAAAAATTGTTGGAAAAAGCCAATGAATTATTAAACCCGCCTGAGTCAGTGTTCATGACAGTACAAGACGGGACACTTAAAGTTCAGGGTGAGGCGCCATACGCCTGGAGACAGACACTTGAAAACATCGATACACAAATCGAGGGATTAAATTCTGTTGAAAAATCAGTACTGTTAGTGTCTGAAGTAAATCGTATTCAACAGGTTCATAATGCGCTTAATAATGAGAGTATTCATTTTGTGTGGCGCACACGTCTAGCTGAAGGCGAAGAGGACAAGCTGGTAAACATTTCTGCTCAACTTAAGGAATACGGTTCGCAACTTGAAGCTCTGCAACTCGAACCGGAAATTGTGTTAACCGGCTTTACCGATAATACCGGTACCGATACGCAAAATACTGAATTGTTATTGGAACGTGCCTTGTACATCAAGGGTCGTTTAGTCGGCCTGGGGGTACGCTCAAACTGGCTCTTTGTACGCGCCGGCGAGATTTCAGGCGCACGTGGCGTGGTCAATGAAGAACAAAGGAAAGTGAGCATTACTTTGAACCTGGATAGATCCCTATTGGAAGACGTAATAAAATAATGTATTTGCTGAAAGCCGTTCAGTAAATAACAATAACTATAAAAAAACCGGGCCATACAACAATGGAAACTATATCAAGAAAAATCTGCATGGTTGGTGATTTCGGCGTTGGTAAAACCAGCTCTGTATCCCGCTTTGTGCATAATGTTTATTCAGAAAAATACCAGACCACCATCGGTGTCAAGGTCGATACTAAAGAAGTCGATTCGGCTGATCAAAAAGTGAAAATGGTTATCTGGGATATTGCTGGCCGGAATAAATTCGGTAATGTTGAATTTACCTATTTACGCGGTTCGGCCGGCTATTTGTTAGTAGTCGATGGCACACGCTCTATTACTCTCGATACTGCAATGGCGCTGCGCACCTCGATTGAAGCGCGTTATGGTGAATTACCTTTTGTCATGCTTTTGAATAAAGCCGATCTCGAAGATAGTTGGCAGATCGATGACGCCACAATCGAAAATTTACGTAAAGAAGGCATACCGATATTCATTACCAGTGCAAAAACCGGCGATCAGATCGAGCAGGCTTTTATTAAGCTCACAGAACTTTTGCAAGCATCATAGTTAGCACAATATGAATAAATTGCCGTCCCAACTATCTGGCGAGATATTAGCAAACCTGTTTCATGCCTATACCTTGTTCTGTGGCGAGGTAGATCCCCAGGGAAAACTGGTTCACATGTGGGGCAATAACGAGTTTTACGGCCTGCACGACTGGCACATCGGTTTTGACCTGTTAGAAGTGGATTTTCTGCTTGGATTGCCCATTGATGAAGAATGGGTCATGCGCGACGTCAATGTTAGCCCCAACAATCATGCCGATATTTACTTTACCCCGACCTCACGCGGCAAACGCTATATTTTATTCGTTTCGACAGAAGGATCCATCGAACGTCGTCGTGAGAATCAACAACGCGGCAACGAATTGACCCTGATGGTCGAACAAAACAAGCAGTTGATCACCGAGCTCAAACAGGCCAAGTCAACACTCAGTAGTGAAAATATTTCCAAATCGGAATTTATTGCCGGCATGTCGCATGAATTCCGCACCCCGCTTACCTCAATCATGGGGTATACCGAACTCATCAGTGAGCAACGCGGACTCACTCCGGAAACCCAGGAGCATCTGGGTGCAATAGAACGTGCCTCACAACATTTACTTTCCCTGGTCGAGAATTTACTTGATCAATCCCAGTTCGAATCTAACCAGTTTAAATTGCAGTTAAATAATATTTCCCTGGAAGAATTACTCAACGAAGTGTCGGCGGTGATGGCGCCGCTTGCCGGGGCCAAGGCTCTGTCATTCTCGGCGAGTATTTCGGCCCGCTGTGAGCGTTTTGCGTTTATGGACAATGTTCGTGTCAGGCAAATTTTGATCAATTTACTTGCCAATGCAATTAAATTTACTCAAGAAGGTGAGGTCTCGATCAATCTGGATGAGGAAGACGGACACTTTGTTTTCATGGTTTGCGATAGCGGCCCCGGTATTCCCGAACTCGAACAAGAGAATATATTCAAGCCGTATCAACGTTTACACGACAGCGCAAAAATTTCCGGTGCCGGATTAGGATTAAGTATCACCCGGCAACTGGTTAGCCGTATGAGTGGCAAAATTGAACTTGAATCG
This window of the Gammaproteobacteria bacterium genome carries:
- a CDS encoding response regulator; protein product: MNKLPSQLSGEILANLFHAYTLFCGEVDPQGKLVHMWGNNEFYGLHDWHIGFDLLEVDFLLGLPIDEEWVMRDVNVSPNNHADIYFTPTSRGKRYILFVSTEGSIERRRENQQRGNELTLMVEQNKQLITELKQAKSTLSSENISKSEFIAGMSHEFRTPLTSIMGYTELISEQRGLTPETQEHLGAIERASQHLLSLVENLLDQSQFESNQFKLQLNNISLEELLNEVSAVMAPLAGAKALSFSASISARCERFAFMDNVRVRQILINLLANAIKFTQEGEVSINLDEEDGHFVFMVCDSGPGIPELEQENIFKPYQRLHDSAKISGAGLGLSITRQLVSRMSGKIELESTLGTGSTFIVKLPIRAAEEDYIYQKTQQMTVTELQMAKEIKTILLAEDNPDISNLLKILLQRSGFEVTIAENGHLALAYSRARVYDLVITDLHMPILDGRALVQFLRNEGYTNPIIALTASHKKNEREELFAAGFSEFLTKPIQMPDLLATLDRLAHESDSNSAVSSQ
- a CDS encoding GTP-binding protein, encoding METISRKICMVGDFGVGKTSSVSRFVHNVYSEKYQTTIGVKVDTKEVDSADQKVKMVIWDIAGRNKFGNVEFTYLRGSAGYLLVVDGTRSITLDTAMALRTSIEARYGELPFVMLLNKADLEDSWQIDDATIENLRKEGIPIFITSAKTGDQIEQAFIKLTELLQAS